The Coffea arabica cultivar ET-39 chromosome 6e, Coffea Arabica ET-39 HiFi, whole genome shotgun sequence genome contains the following window.
CTGTAATACAGCAGCAAAGCATCTGAAATCAcatccaaaatcctcaattcaGCATTTACCAGATCATGGAATCTTGCTTCAGTTAAACACAGTGAAAACACCAATAAAGGAAAGAATGATTTTCAGAATCTGGTAATAGTAGTGTAAAGCACGATTCACCAACCAAACTTGACGGGATGATGGATATCCCAAATGAATCAATCTCAAGAGACTCCACTACCCCAGAGTTAATGTCAAAATTGTATCCACGCACCTGAGAAGCAAATAATTGCCATATGATCCCAGAAGTACTCGAAATTAAAGGCCTCAAAAGCATGAGAAGACGTTGGAAGAGTGGTGACTTACTTTTCCAATATTTCGCCGACCTGGAGTTGCAACAGTATATCCTACCTAACAGACAGCATCAGTTACCATACAGATTTGGCAAACAAAAGGGCACATTGGCATATTATTGACTGGAAAGGGCAAGAGTACTTTAGAGTTTCGACATGGAACATCATGAGAACTAATCAATGTTTGTATCAACAATTTCATTTTCTATACATTTCTTTGGAAATTTTGCCCAGTGGTCTGGGGTCAAAGAAATGAAGCACTTCACCATCAATTGTTATGTGAAGAGCAATTTAAGAATTTTGAGTAGCAAGAGCATAAAAGAGTAGATTGTTAGATTTATCTTCACAAAGGATCACAAAACGACTACGCATATGTACTTGGCTTGGAGAGAGAATAACGGCTCTATGAGTACTGACAGCCACTAAACAGTGGATCCTTTTCCTACCCGTACAGTTCCTTGTTGGATGCCAGGTATTTTAATTACGTTCATTGAATTGCTTGAAACATTTCTAAAAGAGCATGAAATGGCTCCTCTCTTATCAGTCAATAATAGATGAAATGTAAAGCTTCAGGAGAAACAATTGTTCTTACAGGCATAAAAGGATGCACTTAGAGTGCAAATGACCGAGATTATTAGTATATATGACGAACAGGAGGGAAAACTAGACCTCCAGTGGTTGAGCTATCTCAGTGGTCTAATTTGATGGAGTAAACACCCTCCGGAATCTTTGTGCAACATGTGAAGCCATATGCCTACCCCTTTCCACATATTGGCATAAACTGAAGCAAATAAAAAGCTAGTAGAAAGTACCAGCGTCTCGAATCCAATTAATTTAAAGTCATTTTCCATCACACTCTCATCTTCAACGAGCACCACATCCCCAACCTGGGATGAATGTCATACAAATATGTTAATAGGGTATCAAAATCACTGTAATAGCCACATTACCGTTGGAATAAATTTAAATGCACAAGAGTAAGCTTTAAGTTGAAGAACGGCAAATATCCACAATTTCATACATGTTGAGCACGCGGACTTAATGACATTTACTATTTGAAGAAACTCAGTAGGAGAACTGGAGAACATGATCGACATGATGGTGACAATTGACAGGGCATCAAGCCAATCTTGaaactaaataattattttgGGGTGTAATAGTagcaaaatatcaaatttactggcaaatagaaaggaaaaataatcaATTCTGTAAAGAGAAGAGGAGGTAGCGCACAGCTCTAAGTGTAATGAAATAAAAACCTTCGCAAGCTCGTCCAAGGAAAACCTTTCTAGCTCACTGGAAAGTAAGTTTGGCTTCACCTCTACAAATAACACCGCCCACTGCCATGgtgaaaagaacaaaaaaaaaaaaaagatatcagCTCCGTGTCATGCTACTACTACTGAATGCCAGAGGAATGAATATGTCCTGCTGGTTACTGTATGAGCTCTTAAACTATCCAGCAAGCTAAAAGATTAAAAAGGCTACCAGGCAGCTTTAGGAGGAAAGAATTCCCACAAACCGAAGTCTGCCAAGTAGTTGTATTATTGCGGCAGCGGCACAACAGATAGTTCCATGTGCATATTGTAAGCATCAACCGGAGGCAAATTGCAGTGAGAATGAATGACGAAAATCAAAGAGGTAGAGAATCAACTTGTGGGATTCAGAAGAAAATTTGAGAGAAAATACTAGGCAGTATATATTgaaggaggaaagaaagaaattagTTGGTTGTAGTGTACGGTAGAAAATATAACCACTCACAGCATTTGTATCGACCCAGAGCTGGGAAACAAAACCCAGGGAGAGGGCGGATTGAATGCTGATAACTTGCTTGGCGATCATAGTGGACCTCTTCATGATTTGCCTCCTCCTAGTCCCTTTTGCTATCCCCTTGCAGACAACAGGACCACCgctatcttcttcttcttcttcttcttctggctTAGGCCATCCCACATCCAATCCCTCCTCGTCCTCTCCTGTTGGCTTGCGCTCTCCCTCCTTGCCGCCCTTGTCGCCACCTCTTCTAGTACTAAAATGGGAGACGAAATCGAGGGACTGGGATTCGTCGCAAACTTTTCCATCTCGTACTTCTTCTCTTTTATATTGGGTATGCGTTGGAGCAGTCTTGTACGGACGATGACTTTCCAGAATGCTATTGTgattctccttcttcttcttcttcttcttcttctgcttcttGAACCCTAATTCTTCATGTTCTTGGTACAAGTTGTTGAATTGGGAGTGGCGAGGAGAAGCTGAAAAATGAGTCGGTTTTGATTCTTGAAATAATAGGAACCGTCTGCAATTGAAAAAAGCACTACAAGCAGTCATACCAGTGAAGCTTGAAAAATGCCATGTGGGAACACTGCTACTCTTTTGATgcagtggtggtggtggtggtggcagCGGCGCGCAGGCGAAGAGGGCCTGGGCGAATCCCATAATTTCCTCTTTAAGTGGTCCGTTATTATTACTAATAGTAGTAGTATTAGTGCTTCTAAATCCACGGAATGTGTGATTTGCACAATAAAAAAGTTACAGACATCCCAGCATTCGTCATCCACATCCTCGGACTGTGATTTGATTTGGGATCAGCACCGCATCTGATCATCATCGATTTATGGACTGTTCGGCTCAGCTCACGTTATCCCAATCCAAACTGTGTTACTTGCAAAATAGTTCATAACACCGAATTTTATCCTTCTTTAAACTTCCGTCCCTTTTCTCAATTCAAGTTGATAAAATTTGGCCTCAAccaaaacttcttttttttttttcttgtaagaAAGAGATTGAAATTAACCTAAACTTCTAATCACTGTTTAGTTTAAAATCACCATGTTATTCATATACagtcatttttttatatataaagaTATCAAACCTcacttttttagaaaaataaataaatatggtTCAGGTCAGATTTCGTGTATTTTTAGGGACAATAATGAATATGAATCACGTAATTTTTGTTTAACTACAAATGGTATCTAATCTTTTTATCTCTAGAAAAAATGACCATATGTAGTCATGCGATGGATTCAAAATAATAAGTGGTTAAACATTGTTTCGattccctcaaaaaaaaatttcttctcCATGAATACTGAGGAGGTGATTTTTGGGAGGCGGTTGAACCAGCCGAAATCAGCCTCTTCTGAGGTGAGCTGTATCTGTGTCCGAAGTGaatggcggggcttctcccctgggatcactccgatgctcaagttagtatgagaacgagagAAAAGCAGTAGTATTGTCAGATGAACAGTATACTTACTTGCGAAATGTACAggaggggtatttatagaggGGGAGTAGATGTCAGGACGGAGGGTTCATGCTGGTGGGACCCATGTCCTGACATTACGGCTCTGTTCCCTGCCAGGAGGCCTGACTCTGACATTGTAGCCGCCTGGGTTGGATGACGGGGTCCTGCGCAGTAGTCATTAAGATCAcccagtgcttttcagataaagcactggTCCTGGGCGTTGTCAGGGGTGTTGACATCATCAGCGTTTAGCCGAGGTGGTAGCCTGGGGTGCAGAGGTCATCCACCGAGGAGACCATGGACCGAGCCTAGCTCAGGGTCCGGATCGGGGAACGGCTGTGTTTGTGTAGGAAACGAAACGAGGTCACCTCGGCCACAAGGTACTGCCGAGGTGAGCACCCTCAATAAGCCCCCCAAGCCTCGGGAGCTCCGGGTTAGGGAGGTACCGAGGCTTCCTTGTGCCGAGGTCATGAAGAGTTGGGGTCCCGAAACTGCTCCGGAAGATGCGGGGACGAGACACGTGAGCGAGTCAGTTGACAGGACGTGGCCACTGGTAACCGTCGCGTCATGAAGTAGTGGAACGTTTCGTGCAGGGGGAGTGTCAGTTGAAAGGACGGGTcattaatgaggagagagagaggcaCGTCCTTTTGAATTCGAACGTGGTTGCCTTTTCGCATTCTTGCTGCCTCTTCGGATTCCCCCCGACTCCCTATAAATAGGGGGTCCTTTTCACCATATGGCCCATCACTTTCTCTCTCAATCTCAGACTTGTAAAATTCTTGAGCGTCGCCGAGGTCAGTCCTGCCAGCCGAGATATCAACCGAAGTCATCCACTTCGTCAGATTCCGTAGTCAACAGTAAGTATCTTTCTCTTCATCTCACATTCACTCATGGCCAAAACGGCTAAAACCCACAAGGAAACTGTGAAACCGAGCTACCAGGCCGAGGAGGTGCCGGACACTTCGGAAGATTCGACTTCATCCAGTTCAACGGGGTCGGCACCTACCGATGTGGAGGAATCGGCCGAGGAAGAAGTGGCGGGGACCGCACCGGGGTCAGAGTCCTCAGAAATGAGCGAGGGCGGTTCCGATGTCGAATACGACACCAAGCTCGGAACCGCAATACCCCACGACGAGGGGGTGCTGGAGCCCGTCGCTCCAAGAGATGTTGCCAACCTGGACTTCGGCAAGATGCCGCAGTTCAGGAGCCGCGTGGGAAGAGACAGGGCCTGGAAGGTGATAAGGAAGTATCCCTTCAGGCCGGGGTATCTCATGACATCGCCCGGGCCGGACGATTCGGCCGAAAAGCCCCCCATGGGCACAGTGGCCATCTACCTTCAGCAGTTGGAGGCTGGGCTGAGGATGCCGACGTCAAGATTCCTCCGGGACGTGCTCCGTCACTTCGGCTTAAGAATCACACAGCTCGTCCCAAACGCGGTCCGCATTCTCGTAGGCTTCGAGATGCTGTGCCGACATCAAGAGGTGACCCCGACCGTGGACCTCTTCCGCCGATGTTACACCTTCAAGGCACATGGGACAGATAAGGGATGGTTCTATGTCTGCAACCGGAACAAAACCATCCCGAAGCTAGTCATCGGCGCCCCCTCTTCAATAAAGAATTGGAAGCGTGACTTCATATTCGTCTCGGCCGTGGACTTCCCACGGGGTTTTTGGTGGAGGCCTATCAAATCGAAAGCCGACCCTTCGGCGGGGGATCGTGAGGAGGAGTCCTTCCAGAAATTGATGGGGTCCGGACTTCGGATCTTCAGCTGGGACCACCCCGAGGCCGTGCTGGTCGATGGGGGAATTAGCCGAGCTTTGATCCCGCCTGACAGAACTCCCCTCATTTTCGCAAAACTTAAGATACCttgtaattttctttcataGCTTTGTTTGCACTTCGGCTAAGGCATATAATAATATTTGTTTCTTGTGCAGTGACCAAATTGTCCGATATCATCACGTCGAGTCCAGGGGCCGAGGTGGCAAAAAGGTCGAAAAGAAAGAGTTCAGGCGAGATATCGGCGCCTCCGCCCAAGAAGAAATCGCAAGGGCAGTCCTCTAAGCCTTCGGTGGAGATGACCACCCCCACCACGGCAGCCCAGAGCAGCTCGGCTGCTGCGGCCACAGGCTCCGCCTCTTCGGTGCCAGAAGGGGTGCCATTAGGGGTGACCACGACACTTCCACCTCGACATGGCCGAGGCAAACAGTTGAAGTCTCCGGTCAACGCGGTGACGGCGTCCTCATTATGGAACCGTTACCAATGCCCCCCGGTGTTTGCTGGGAAAGAAAAATCTCACC
Protein-coding sequences here:
- the LOC113695904 gene encoding uncharacterized protein isoform X2 translates to MGFAQALFACAPLPPPPPPLHQKSSSVPTWHFSSFTASPRHSQFNNLYQEHEELGFKKQKKKKKKKKENHNSILESHRPYKTAPTHTQYKREEVRDGKVCDESQSLDFVSHFSTRRGGDKGGKEGERKPTGEDEEGLDVGWPKPEEEEEEEDSGGPVVCKGIAKGTRRRQIMKRSTMIAKQVISIQSALSLGFVSQLWVDTNAWAVLFVEVKPNLLSSELERFSLDELAKVGDVVLVEDESVMENDFKLIGFETLVGYTVATPGRRNIGKVRGYNFDINSGVVESLEIDSFGISIIPSSLMLCCCITGEHLCIIG
- the LOC113695904 gene encoding uncharacterized protein isoform X1 gives rise to the protein MGFAQALFACAPLPPPPPPLHQKSSSVPTWHFSSFTASPRHSQFNNLYQEHEELGFKKQKKKKKKKKENHNSILESHRPYKTAPTHTQYKREEVRDGKVCDESQSLDFVSHFSTRRGGDKGGKEGERKPTGEDEEGLDVGWPKPEEEEEEEDSGGPVVCKGIAKGTRRRQIMKRSTMIAKQVISIQSALSLGFVSQLWVDTNAWAVLFVEVKPNLLSSELERFSLDELAKVGDVVLVEDESVMENDFKLIGFETLVGYTVATPGRRNIGKVRGYNFDINSGVVESLEIDSFGISIIPSSLVSTYALLVEDVLEVLPDTVVVHEAAASRIQRLTKGFWGGGQKMGGSVDDDDEFEECCGYGGSGKRNLSRARGKFPGEVVERADEWELPMDYL